Genomic segment of Myxococcus stipitatus:
TCCACCTTCTTGTCGACCAGGCCGCTCGCCTTGGCGGCCAGGTAGGTGGCGTTCGCGGGGAAGGGCAGCGTTTTCCCGACCGTATCAAGAACGCCCCTCACGATGGGGGCGAAGGTCTCCTTGATGGGAGCGTTGAGGGCGCGCTCCACCTCCCCCTGAATCAGCTTCTGCTCATGCACGCCCACCCGGTCATTGGCGGAGAGCATCAGTTCCGCCTTCTTGTCCGGGTTCTTCTCGAACATCGCCTTGGCGTAGTCGGCGAAGGCGGCCTTGAGGTTCTCCTTCCCGGGAGGGAAGCCCGCCAGGTACTTCGCCACCTTCGCGGCGTCGTACTTCTTGTCGCCCTTGAAGGTTTCGGTGAAGCGCTGGAACTCCGGCGCGATGTCCCTGAAGAGCTTCTGGTTGCCGTCCGCGATGGCGTCGCTGACGCGATTCAGCGCGTGCTTGATGGGAAGCTTCAGGGCCTCGGTCATCAAGGGGAGGAGTGGATCGGCGGCGCCCAGGCCGATGGTCGACAGCGCACCGAGCCACGTCTTGTCTCCCTTGAGCACGTCCATGAAGGCCTTCGGGAGGTCCTCCTGCCGGATGCTCACACCCGCCTGCTTCGAAGCCCAGACGCCGAAGGTGGCCCAGTTCGCGTTCTCCTTGCCCAGCAGTCCCGCCATCTGGTTGGAGAGCGCGTAGTAGCCCTGGGTGATGGCGTGGTTGCGCGCCACCGGGTCCTTCATGTTGGCGATGCCTTCAACGTCGACCTTGCCAGTCGGTGGAGCCTTGGTGCCGACAGCTCCCCGGCTCCCCTCGGCCAGCGCCACGGGCGGACGGGCGGAGGCGCTGGACTCGAACCGCGAGTCGTCGCGCAACAGGCGGTTCGAGGCGCCGGCCTCCGCCGCCGGGAGCGCCTTCTGGGTCAGCCGCCCGGGGGCATGCGCCGACTGGCGACGGCTTGAGAGTGGGTTCTTCCGAACAGACGCCTGAGACTCGGACCGGATGGGGGCCATGAGGAGTATTCCGCGACAGCGGTGTTTGTAGTCCTCGGTATGTGCATGCGGCTTCAGCGGTTACATGCCTCCACCTTTTCCCTTCGGCTCCCGGGGCGTGGACTTCCAAGGTCGCTCCGTCGTGTGCCATCGCGTGTTCGTCGGGCTCACGCGCGCAGCCATGCGAGGATGACGTCCTTGTCGCCCGTCGCCAGGATGTACGGCATGCCCGGTGCGATGACGCCCTGGCGTGCCGCGACGCCGTCCACCGCGTCCCGCGCGTGGGTGAGCTGAACGCCGGCCCCGCCTCCGCCCAGGACCAGGGGCGCACCCATCTTGAGGTCGAGCACCACCACCTGGCGCCGTGCCGGCCTTGGCTCCGCCATGTCCACGACGACGAAGTCGCCCGCGAAGCGACGCTGGTCGCAGCGGAAGACCCAGAGGTTTCGTTTGCGCCCGAGCAGCGCTCTCACGAACGGCTTCTCGTCGCTCTTCATCACATAGCGCTCGGAGAGGAGGGTGGCGGTGGAGAGCGGATAGCCCGCCTCCCTGGCCAGGAGCAGCGCCCACGGGTTCGCATGCCGGAGCAGTGGCAGCAGGACAGGCAGGACGATGGGGGGCTCGCGAGGCATGTGGGGGCGTGCTCGACGAGCGAGGTCGCTCGCGCCACCGGGCATTCAATCACGTCTCAGGCCGCGTAGAGTCCAGGACACCCCGATGGTCACACCCAACCCTGGAGTCTTCGCATGTCCAGACTTTCTCGCCCCGCGCTCGTATTCGCCCTGCTGCTCACCTCCACCTCGGCGCTGGGAGCCTCGCAGTGGGTGCAGGCGCGGACCGTGCTCAACACGTGTGGCTATTTCAGTACGTCTCAGGCGGAGGTCACCCTCACGTACCGCAACGATGACCTGCCCTGGGGGACGAGCGTGTTCCTCATCTACGGCTGGGGCGGGAGCGGGGTCGACTGGGCTCCGGCGCCGCAGACCGTGGAGGTGCCGGCCGTGGCTCCGTACCATTGGGGCACCACGGTGACTGGGGTCATCCGGGCACGGACGTCCACGCAGTACACAAGCATCAACTATGTCTGGAAGGTGGTGCTCCCGGACGGCCATGAGTTCTACGAGAAGGGCAATGGCTCCACGTATGGCTACTACGCCGCGGACTTCTCGCAGGTGCCCATGCCGTGCACCACCACCGCTGGGAGCTTCATCGGCACCCCGACGTCGTTGAACATCACGACCGTCGTCAAGAACTGACCGGGCCAGGCCCACGCGCGAAGCCGCTGGGCTCGCGCACCCCTCGGAGCCGGCGCGAGGAATCGCGCGGGGCGCGTTGAGTCGCTTGTCTGGTTGTGGCAAGGATGCGCCTCCCGCGCCCGTGCCAATGAACCCCGTCACGCTTCAAATCAACCTCGCGCCCACGGACCATCCTCACGCGCGCCTCATCCTCCCGCACCAGCTCCGGCAGCTCGGTCCTTCCGTGCGGGAGATCCTGCTGGTGTTGGACCTGCATCGCAGCCAGGGCAGCCGATTCGCGGAGGCCTGGCTGGAGCGCAAGCCCAAGATGGAGCGACTGCTCGACGAGCTTCGTGCGGCGGACCCTCGTGTCCGCGTGGTGGAGGTGGACTACTCGTCCGCCACCACCCGCGCGCTCGCGGAGCGCTTCTTCGGAGGCACCCACCTCCCCATGAAGGACTCACGGGGCGGTCCCTATCACTCGTATTTCTTCGGCGTGGCCGAGGCCGCGCACCCGCACGTCCTGCACCTGGATGCGGACATGCTCATCGGCGGTGGCTCGCACACGTGGGTCGCGGAAGCGATGGAGCAGCTCGCCTCGCGTGAGGAGCTGGTGAGCTGCAGTCCGCTCTCGGGGCCGCCTCGCGCGGATGGCACGGTGGGCGTGGATGCTCGCTGGTACGAGCCGGATGGCGCGGCCCAGGCGTTCCGCTTCCGTCGCTTCAGCAGCCGCGTGTTCCTGGTGGACCGCGATGCCCTGACCCGCAGGCTGGGCCCGCTTCGCGCGCGACTGGCGCCGCCCATCCATGTCTTGCGCGCGCTGAGGGCGGGCAATCCCCCCTACCGCGAGCCGGAGAACCTCATCACCCGCGTGATGCTGCGCAAGCGGCTGTGGCGGTTGGACTTCCTCGGCGCGGGGCAGGGGCTGTGGACGCTGCATCCCCAGTACCGCTCACCGACGTTCTACGAGCGGCTCCCGGAGCTCATCGCGAAGGTGGAGTCCGGCGACATGCCCGACGCCCAGCGAGGACAGGAGAACGTCCACGACTGTCTGGTGGATTGGTCCGACGTCCGCGCGGCGCGCAAGCGGTGGTACCACCGGAAGTAACCGGGAGGGGGGTCACCCGTTCGCGACGGTACGCTCTCGCGGGCTGACCAGCTCGGGGAACGCGTCGGGCCTGTCCCACAGGATGAAGTGGCTGCACTCCTCCAGCGTCACCACGTCGAGCGTGGGCTCGGCGCGCCGGGCGCTCTCGAGCATGGAGACGGAGTCCAGCACGCGGTCCTGGCCCGGCACGAGCACCGTGCCGCGTCGCACGTTCTGGAACAGGGACGCGTCGCGCTCCTGAATCCAGGCCTCGATGTCGCGCGCGTTGGTCACCAGGGTCGACACGCGCTTGGGATTGAACGGGAAGGCCCGGATGAGCTCGCGCTTGCGAGCATTCTCCAGCGGTCCCCACATGTATCGGGTGTGACGGGAGATGGGGGCGAGCCTCCAGAGCAGGATTCCGAAGGGCATCAGCCAGAGCAGCGCGTTGTTCGGCTTCGCATAGGGGCGCCCCTGCGGGAGGACGGGCGCCTCCAGGACCACCTCCACCCGCTCGAACAGGTCCGGCCGCTGGCGCGCGGCTTCGAGGACCACGGCGCCGCCTCGCGAATGGCCATGCACCCGGATGTGCTCGGTCCTGGGCAGGTCCTCCAGGGCCTGCACCAGCACGGCCGCGTCGTGAGGGATGGTGCCTTCCGGCTCGGTGGGCACGCGCGCCCAGGGCGCGGGGCGTTCAGCGGGTTGCGCGATGGGCGGGTGATAGTCGCAGCTCGTCACCAGGATGAGCTGGAGGTCCGCGGCCTCGTAGTGCCGGGTGAAGTAGCGCAGGTCCGACACGAAGCCGTGCATGCAGATGACGGTGGCGCGGGGCTGCGCGCAGCTCCGTTCGGCGATGAGGGCCTTGCCCACCCGGTAGACATGTCCGTCGAAGGGCTCGGCGGGACAGGCGGGACCCTCCCGGTGCAGCAGCCACTGCCGCAGGCCGAGCACGAGGAGGGTGATGCCGGCGAGGACTCCGATGCCCAGGAACATGCGTTTTCTCTGAAGCGGAATGGCGACGGAGGCCCCTCACATCATAGTTCGCGCGAGGGCTCACCATGGAATCGGGCGATTGTGTGATGGGGCGCTCTTGCCTGCCTCCCGAGCTTCGAGACAGGGGCGCTCAGGTCAGCGCTGTCTCCGACGTGACGATTCCGTCGGCGTCCGCGTAGAGGAAGTGTCCGGGCCGGAAGGTGACACCCGCGAAGCGCACCTCCACGTCGTGCTGTCCCGCGCCGCGCTTGCTGCTGCGAAGCGGATGCGTACCCAGGGCCTGGACGCCGATGGCGGTGCGGCCCACTTCCTCCGAGTCTCGGATGCAGCCATTGACCACCACGCCCGCCCAGCCGTTCTTCTGGGCGAGCAGCGCCAGCTGGTCCCCCACCAGCGCGCATCGCCGGCTGCCGCCTCCATCCACCACGAGCACACGCCCGTTGCCCGGTTCCTCCAGGGCTTTGCGCACCAGCGAGTTGTCCTCGGGCGCGAGGACGGTGCTGATGGCTCCGCAGAACGTGGTCCGGCCGCCGTAGTGCAGGAAGCCCGGCTCGGCGATTTGAAAGTGAGCCGAGCCCGCGTTCGCATCGCACAGGTCCGCCGTCTTGAAGTCCATGGGTCCTCTCCTGGGGGCCAGGCCTTGGCGCCGCAGTATCTCCATTGCCGCCCGGGCTCATGATGCCTCGTGGGGGGAGGCCAGGAGGATGTGCGTCCTGGTGTGATTCTCCACGGATTCGTTGCCGACCTGTCAACGAGGCGTCTCCAGCGCCCCTGGGTTGCGGGACGAAGAAGCAGCGGGCATGGAGATGGGCGGGAGTCGCCGCGCCGCGTGCTGTCACATGCTATGGAACGCGACATGAATCACGCTCTCAGCCAGTCCCTGTTCGCCCGAGCGCAGGAGCGCATCCCGGGCGGCGTCAACTCTCCCGTGCGCGCCTTCCGGGGCGTGGGGGGGGACCCCGTCTTCTTCCGCGAGGGGTCCGGGGCCTGGCTGACCGACGTGGACGGCAACCGCTACGTCGACCTGGTGGGGAGCTGGGGGCCGCTCATCCTGGGCCACGCCTACCCGCCCATCGTGGAGGCCATCATCGACGCGGCCCGTCGCGGCTCGTCCTACGGCGCGCCTCACGCGGGTGAGGTGGAGTTCGCGGAGCTCATCTGCTCGACGATGCCGGCGGTGGAGATGGTGCGGCTGGTGTCCAGCGGCACGGAGGCCACGGTGGCCGCCATCCGCGTGGCGCGAGGCTTCACCGGCCGCGAGCACATCCTCAAGTTCGAGGGCTGTTTCCACGGCGCGGGGGACCCGTTCCTCGTGAAGGCGGGCAGCGGCGTGGAGACGCTGGGGCTGCCGGACTCGCCGGGCGTGCCGTCGGCGCTGGCGAAGCTCACGCTCACCGCGCCGTTCAACGACCTGGACGCCGTGGAGCGCATCTTCAAGGCGCAGGGGCACGACATCGCGTGCGCCATCATCGAGCCCGTGGTGGGCAACATGGGCGTGCTCATCCCGAAGCCCGGCTACCTCCAGGGACTCCAGGCGCTCTGCCAGAAGTACGGCGTGCTGTTCGTGCTCGACGAGGTGATGACGGGCTTCCGGCTGGCGCGGGGGGGCGCGCAGGAGCTGTACGGCCTGAAGCCGGACCTGACGACGATGGCCAAGGTGATTGGCGGCGGCATGCCGCTGGGCGCCTACGGTGGCCGCGCGGACATCATGCGGAAGGTGGCGCCCGCGGGGCCGGTGTACCAGTCCGGCACGCTGTCGGGGAACCCGGTGGCGGTGGCGGCGGGCATGGCGTGTCTCAAGGCGCTCGCGGCGCCGGGGACGTATGAGCGGCTGGAGGGCATCAGCCAGAAGCTGGAGGCGGGCTTCATCGCCGAGGCGAAGGCCGCGGGCGTGCCCGTCACGGTCAACCGCGTGGGCAGCATGCTGACGGTGTTCTTCACGTCGGAGGCGGTGTTCGACTACACGAGCGCCAAGACGTCGGACACGGGGCGCTTCGGTCGTTTCTTCCACGCCATGCTGGATGCGGGCGTGTACCTGCCGCCGAGCCAGTACGAGGCGGCCTTCTTCTCGCTGGCGCTGGGCGAGGCGGAGGTCGCGCACGTGCTGGGTGCGGCAAGAAAGGCCTTCCGCGCTCTTGGCCAGACCGGTTGAGCCGGAGCCCCTCGCGGGCCCCGTTCGCTTCGGTCCCTATACCCTGGTGCGCCGCATTGGCGCCGGGGGGATGGGTGAGGTCTTCCTCGCGCGCGAGGAGTCCCCGCGTCGCGCGTGTGTGGTGAAGAAGGTCCTGCCTCAGCTCATGCAGAGCCCGCAGTTCGTCGGGCGCTTCCGGGATGAGGCCCGCGTGGTGGTTCGGCTGGACCATCCCAACATCGCTCGCGTGTACGCGATGGGCGAGGTGGACGGGCAGCTGTACCTCTCCATGGAGTACGTGAGGGGCAAGACGCTCAGCCGCCTCTCGTATCGCCTCCGGCAGCTGGGGCGGATGATGCCGCTGGGCATCGTGCTGCACCTGGGCCAGCGGCTGTGCGAGGGCCTGGCCTATGCGCACGACGCGACGGACGAAGAGGGCCACGGGCTGCACCTGGTGCACCGCGACCTGTCCCCGGCGAACGTCTGCATCAGCTACTCGGGCGAGGTGAAGATCATCGACTTCGGCGCGGCGCAGTCCACGCTGAAGGAGCAGCAGACCGCGCCTCGCGTGGTGATTGGGAACCTGACGTACATGTCCCCGGAGCAGGCGCGAAAGCGCTTCGTGGACCGGCGCGCGGACCTGTACGCGGTGGGCGTGCTGTTGTGGGAGCTGTGCGCGTGGAAGCCGCTGTCGCAGCGAGGCGACCCGGTGGAGCGCTGGCGGCGCGCGGCCTATCCCCAGTGGGAGCCCGCGGGGAAGTTCCGGGAGGGGCTGCCGTCGAGCGTGGATGCGTTCCTGTCGAAGGCCCTGGCTCCGGAGCCGGCGAACCGCTTCCCGGATGGGGCGGCGATGGGCGCGGAGCTCGCGCGCCTGAAGGCGAAGCTGTCGTCGGGAATGGGCGACGCGGAGCTCGCGAGGCTGATGGCGTTGGTCTTCCCCCGCGAGAAGAAGGCGGAGGAGACGCTGCTCGAGGAGCTGCTGCGCGAGGAGGCCCGTCGCGCGCACACCGAGCCGGAGCTCGCCGCGACGCTCACTCCGCCCACGGCGCTCGCGTTCGAGCACAACGCCATCGAGGCGCCGGACGACTTCATCCCCTCCGAGCGCGTCCAGCTCGTGCACACCCCCGGGCCCGGAGAAGACGAGCCGACCCACGCCGACAGGCCGCCCGGCGCCCCGGCCGTCGTCGAGCACGCACCGCCCGACGTGCAGCGCGACGCCGACGAGGATGAGCCGACCGCGGTGGCGCCGCCTCCGCGCGCGAGCGCCGTGGACCCCGCGGTGACAATGCCGCTGGGCGTGGAGGAGATTGCGTCGAGGACCGCGCAGTATGGCGCAGACCTCGGTGAGCGGGACTCGAGCCCCGTCGTTGCTCCCAAGCCCGCGCACGTCGTCGAGGCCACCGAGGCATTGGACGCGGCGAAGGTCCTCGTGGCCATCGAGCAGGCCACGGCCGTGCGTGCCAGCGGGTCGAGCGAGTCCCTGTTCCCTGGGAGCGGCGAGGACACCGCGACGCCTCCCATGCCCGCGACACCGCCGCCACCTCGGCGCACGCCTCGGGTGACGCAGGTGGGCTTCGGGGTCGACATCTCGCAGACGGTGGCCACGGAGGCCATCGAGGCGCGGCGTCTGGCGCTCGTGCGCGCCATCACCGGCGACGGAGAAGCACCCGCCGTCGTGTCCGAGCCGCCCGCTGTCGATGTCGACGTTCCTCAGGGCCCTCGGGTCTGGCTCGCGGTCGCCGTGTTCGCGGGGGCCTCCCTGCTGGGGCTCGCCGTGGCGTGGCTCACCGTGTGGCGTTGATGCCTTCGTGGCATCACGGCATCGCGTGCATGGGCCGCGTCGTCGCGGGCGAGTCCAGCGGCAGGTAGAGCCTGAAGCACGTGCCGTGTCCTGGCTGCGAGTCGAGGGTGAGGTGGCCCTGATGCGACTCGATGATGCGCTTCACCACCGCGAGGCCCAGGCCCGTGCCCTTGGCCTTGGTGGTGAAGAAGGGCTCGAAGATGCGCGCGCGCACCTCGGCGGTGATGCCGGGGCCCGTGTCGCTGAACTCCACCATCACCTCGGGGGCGCCCGCGGCCCGTCGCACCGCGGCGCGCAGCCGGCCTCCATGCGGCATGGCTTGCATCGCGTTGATGGCGAGGTTGAGGAACGCCTGTCGCATCATCCGCTCGTCCACCGTCACGGGCGGGACGTCCTCCTCCAGGTCCAGCTCCACGCGCACCGCGCCCGGTGACTCCGCGAGCGCACCGCGCACCGCGTCCTCCACGAGGGGCGCCAGGGGCACGGGATGCGGATGGGGCGCGGGGGGGCGCGCGAAGGTGAGCAGGTCCGCGACGATGCGGTTGAGCCGGTCGGCCTCCTCCGCGACGATGTCCACCAGGGGCTCGGCGGGGCTTCCCGGGCCGATGATGCGCCGGATGGAGGCCACCGAGTTGAAGATGGCGCCCAGCGGATTGCGCACCTCGTGGGCCACCACGGCGGACAGCTCACCCAGCGCGGCCAATCGCTCTCGGCGGACGAGCTGCTCCTGGGTGCGCGCCAGCTCCACGTAGCTGTCCTTCAAGTCCTCCACCAACCGAGCGCCCTCCAACGCCAGCGCGAGCTGATTGGCGATGGCGCTCGCCCGCTCGATTTCCGCGGGGGTGAAGCGCCGAGGCCGCCGCGTCTCCGTGGCCACCATCACGCCCACGGGCCGCTCGCGCACCACCAAGGGCAGCACGAGGAAGGCCTGCGCGTTCGAGCTCTCTCTCAGGTTCTGGTCCACCCGGACATCCGTGACGGCGTCCTCCACCATGATGAGCTCGCGCGACAGGAAGCCCAGGCCGGTGGCGGATGCATCGGGAGCATTCGCGGGCAGGCAGCGCCCGAGCAGCTCCGGGTGGTTGCCACTCACCGCCCGAATCTCCAGCCACTCGCGCGAGGAGTTTGGCATGAGCACATACGCATCCGGCGTGTCGATGATGCGGGCGAGGCTCGTGACCCCCGTGGCCAACAGCTTGTCGAGCTCCAGTGTGGTGGCCAGCGCACGCGCCACCTCGTGAAGGAGGGCCATGTCCTCGGCCCGTCCGCGCAGTTCCTGCAACAGCCGATGGGTCTCGATGGCCGCGGCGAAGTGCATGCCCATCGCCTGCAGCGTCTCCAGCTCCAGGGGCGTGAAGTGCCGAGGCTCCCGGAAGAGGACCCCGAGCGTCCCCACGTCGCGCGAGCGCACGCGCAAGGGAACGACGACCAGGGTATGGAAGCCACGCTGTCGCAGGTCCTCGCGCAGGCCCTCCGGACAGTCGCGCGTCTCCATCGCTCGCGGCGTGCCCTCCTGTTGGACCTGCTTGCACAGGCCCGTCACGCTCCACAGCCGCGCGAAGCGCGCCTCGTCTGCTTCCCTCAGGTCGAGTCCCCGCGAGTAGGCCAGCTCCAGCTCGCTCTCCCGCGAGACGAGGAGCGCCACCGCGTCACACGCCACCAGCCCGATGATCTCCTCCGTGCCGGGGCCGAAGAAGGCGCGCGGATGCGGGGCCGAGGCCGCCTCCGAGGCCAACCGGTTGAGCGCCGCCAGCGCCGAGTTCTGCGCGGACAGCTCGGAGATGGTGAGCGCCGCGTCGAGCGCCGCCGACACCTGTGAGCCCAGCAGCCGCACGGGCTTCAGCTCCTCCTCGCGCAGCCCGTCTCCCGCCAAGGCCAGCACGGCTCGAGGCCGTCCCCCCGCGTCGATGCGCACGGCGAGGAGGGGGAGGGACTCCACTCGCGAGAGCACGTCTCGCGCGTCCTTCGCCCGCTCATCGCCGAGGAACTGCGTCACCTCCCGAGGCAGGTCCTTCGAGCAGGCCGCGCCTTCCTTCCACGCGCGGGTCAACAGTGCGGGCCAGCGCCCCACCACGTCGCGCGGTCGCTCGCCCCGCGTCGACCACATCGAGTCGGGCACGAAGGACTGCCCCAGGCGGACGCCGTTGCCCTCGGGTGTCAGCCACGCGAAGGCCAGGCCGAGCGCCTCGAGTCCCTGGAACACGCGCCGCAACACCTCGCCCTCGGTGCGCAGCGAGGGCAGTCCCGCCCCCAGCTCCGCCAGCCTTTGCAGCACGTCCCGCTGGCTGTTCCGCGACGTCACGTCGCGCACCATCGCCACCCAGTCCGGGCCGCAGGGGAAGAGGGTCAGCTCCACCTGTCGCTGCTCGCCGGTGGTCGTGCTCAGCGTGGTCTCGTAGGTGCTGGAGACCGGCTCACCCCGCAGCAGGCTCGACTCCGACAGGAGGGGCGTCGCGGGGGAGCCCACCAGCCTTTCCAAGGCCGCATTCACATACACGACGCGACGTTCGCGGATGACGCAAACGCCCACGGACATCTCGTCGAAGGAGCTGTAGGGGGCTCCGCCCGGGATGGATGGGTTCACGGCGCACCCGACTCTTCCATCGCATGCAAGCGTCGAGAAGCAGGCAGACCCCCGCTTCGATGACCAGCCCACACACGACGATGCCAGGTCGTGGGTTCCCCTGAGGAGGGCAGGGCTTCGGGCCCCGCCCTCGGGACTCAGGGCGCGGTCTTCCTCAAGCCGAGGCGCCAGGGCCGTTCGCCGCCCCGCGATGGTGGATCCGCTCGTAGAGGCCGATGAGATCCGCCTCGCCCAGGACATGGCCCTCCATGGCCTTCAGCAGGTCCGCGCGGGTGGGGCGCCCCAGGTCGGACAGCACGGTGTCCAGCGCATAGAGGCGGAAGAAGTACCGGTGCCGGCCGATGGGGGGCATGGGGCCGCCGTAGGCCTGCTGGCCGAAGTCATTCAGCCCCACGCGGGTCCCCGGCGGTAACGCATCCGGCCGAGCCCCCTCCGGCACCCCCTGGGCCCCAGGTGGGATGTTGTAGAGGACCTGGTGGCAGAAGATGCGCTGGGGGCGCTTGGGGTCGGGGGCGTCCGGGTCCTCGACGATGAGCGCCAGGCTCTTGGTGCCGGCGGGTGGGTTCTCCCAGTGCAGGGGTGGGGCGATGTCCTCGCCCTCGCCCGTGAAGGCGATGGGGATGAGGTCCCCGTCCTTGAAGCGGGGGGACGTCAGCACGAGCGGCTTGGGCATGGAGTCCTCCGAGAATCGGGATAGGAGCAAGCTGGCGACGCGCCTCGTCCGACACGAATGAGCACGCCCCCGGCCGGTGGAGCGCCGGGCACCTGGGGGACGGAGCGGGCGGGCGCCTGGCGTCGCCACGGGGGCGCGCCAGGCGTCTCGCGCTGGAAGTGATAGCTGCGCTTGAGGGTGCCTCAACCCCCACTGGCGCCACCCCCTCCCGTGACACTGTAGCGGTTGCACCTTCCGCTCATTCGGTGTTAAGCGGCGCCCGCGCGTGCAGGGGTTGGATCGGGTGGCATGGAAATCCGAGGGTTTCCCAGGGTTTGGGGAGGCGTCCGAATGGCGGCGAAGGAACCCCGGGAGCAATCGGATGGCAGCGAGCTGGGGACGACGGCTCGGCAGATGAGGGCGGCGCAGCCCTACATCAACGCGGTGTGGAAGCTGGTGGGCGGGGCGGTGGTGGGGGTGCTGGGAGGCTACTGGCTGGACCGGAAGCTGGGGTCGGGGCCGTGGTTGTTGGTGGGCTTGAGCTTCCTGGGTATCTGCGTGGGCTTCTACGGATTCCTCCGGGAGATGGCTCGACTGGGACGGCGCAAGTGACGGGACGGGATGTCGAGGCGAAGGACCCGTTCAAGTCCCACGCGGGACTGGCGGCCGGGGTGATGGGGGTCGGCGGCGCGGTGGCGGGGCTGGTCCCGACGGTGGCGGAGACTCGGGCGTCGGCGCTGTGGGGCGTGGGGCTGGCGGCGGTGACGGGCGTGGTGGCGCTGCTGCTCAAGCGGCGGGCGATGAGGCAGGACCTCAAGGCGGCGTTGAAGGTGGTCGGGGTGGTGTTCGGCCTGAGGATGGTGGCGGTGCTGGTGGGGTTGGTGGGGCTGGTGTCGCGAGGAATGCCGCCGGTGCCGTTCGTCGCCGGCTTCTTCGGCGTCTACTTCGCGCTGCAATGGATTGAAGTGAGCTACGTGATGGCCGCGTCCAAGGGCGCGGCGGGCGGAGACGAGTGATGCGCAAGGCAATGGTGCTGTTCGCCAGTCTGTTCGTGGCCACCGCGTGGGCCTCCGAGTCGGGAGGTCACGGCGAGGGGCACGAGCCGAGTGTGCCGGATTACATCCTCCACCACGTCTCGGACACGAACGACTTCGAGCTCGAAGTCCCCCTGAGCCAGCCCATCCACCTGGGCGCGATTCCGCCCATCCGCATCGGCAGCTGCGAGCCGGTGATGACGGAGCACGGGATGGAGGCCCCGTCGGGCTGGTCCGGCCTGCTCCAGGGCTGCCTGGACCTCTCCATCACCAAGCACACGGTGATGATGTGGCTGGCGGCGGTGCTGCTCATGGGCACCCTGCTCATCTGGAGCAACCGCGACAAGACGAAGCTGGTGCCCCGCGGCACGGGCGCCAACCTCATCGAGATGCTGGTCCTCTTCGTCCGGGACGAGATGGCCATCAAGAACATCGGCAAGGAGGACGGCCCCCGCTACGTGCCGTACCTGCTCACCGCGTTCTTCTTCATCCTCGCCATGAACCTGCTGGGCCTGGTGCCCTGGATGGCCACCGCGACGGGCAACCTGGCGGTGACGGCGGGCCTCGCCATCTGCACGTTCATCGTCACGCAGGCGGCGGGCATCCGCTCCGCGGGCCTGGGCGGCTACCTGAAGCACCTGACGGGCGGGGTCCACTGGACGCTGTGGATCATCATGATTCCGGTGGAGATCCTGGGCCTGTTCACCAAGCCCTTCGCTCTCACGATGCGTCTGTTCGCCAACATGCTGGCGGGCCACATCGTCCTCTTCTTCCTCATCGGCCTCATCTTCATCCTCGGCCACCCCGCGGTCGCGGTCATCAGCGTGCCCTTC
This window contains:
- a CDS encoding YbhB/YbcL family Raf kinase inhibitor-like protein, translating into MPKPLVLTSPRFKDGDLIPIAFTGEGEDIAPPLHWENPPAGTKSLALIVEDPDAPDPKRPQRIFCHQVLYNIPPGAQGVPEGARPDALPPGTRVGLNDFGQQAYGGPMPPIGRHRYFFRLYALDTVLSDLGRPTRADLLKAMEGHVLGEADLIGLYERIHHRGAANGPGASA
- a CDS encoding AtpZ/AtpI family protein, coding for MAAKEPREQSDGSELGTTARQMRAAQPYINAVWKLVGGAVVGVLGGYWLDRKLGSGPWLLVGLSFLGICVGFYGFLREMARLGRRK
- the atpB gene encoding F0F1 ATP synthase subunit A, with protein sequence MRKAMVLFASLFVATAWASESGGHGEGHEPSVPDYILHHVSDTNDFELEVPLSQPIHLGAIPPIRIGSCEPVMTEHGMEAPSGWSGLLQGCLDLSITKHTVMMWLAAVLLMGTLLIWSNRDKTKLVPRGTGANLIEMLVLFVRDEMAIKNIGKEDGPRYVPYLLTAFFFILAMNLLGLVPWMATATGNLAVTAGLAICTFIVTQAAGIRSAGLGGYLKHLTGGVHWTLWIIMIPVEILGLFTKPFALTMRLFANMLAGHIVLFFLIGLIFILGHPAVAVISVPFAFAIYLLELFVAFVQAYVFTLLSALFIGMAVATGHHHDDHGHAEGGHSHDHGKAHA